The genomic window GCTGTGGGCCGCGATCGAGACGTACGCCACGCGCAACCGGCGCTACGGCGGGGCGGCGGACACCCCCACCCCGGGTCCGGCCTGAACGGACCGTTGACGCATCGGTACGGAAGGTTCGTACCGATGCGTCAACGGTCCAGTGGGCCGTGGATCAGCCCGTGTTGCGCATCCCGGCGGCGATCCCGTTGATCGTCAGCAGCAGCGCGCGGCGCAGCGCGGGGTCGACGTCGTCGCCGCTGGCGCGCGAGCGGGCGAGCAGGGAGACCTGCAGGGCGTGCAGGGGCGCCAGGTAGGCGTCGCGCAGTTCCAGCGTCCGCTTCAGGACGGGGGCGGATTCCAGGAGTTGGCGCTGGTCGGTGAGCCACAGGACCTGCTCGAGCGTGGTGGCGTGCTCGGCGCGGATCACGTCGAACGCCGCGCGGGCGTCGGCGGAGACGAGCTCCTCGACGTAGTGCGCGGCGATGCCGAGGTCCGTCTTGGCCAGGGTCATCTGCACGTTGGACACGAAGCTGCGGAAGAAGTTCCAGTTCGCGAACATCTCGCGCAGGTCGTCCTCGTGCCCGGCCTCGCGCGCGGCCTTCAACCCCGACCCCACGCCGAACCAGCCGGGGACGTTGATGCGGCTCTGGGTCCAGCCGAACACCCACGGGATGGCCCGCAGGTCCTCCAGACCGCCGAGCCCGCCGGGGCGGCGGGCCGGGCGCGAACCGATGTTGAGGTTGCCCAGTTCCTCGACGGGGGTGGCCGAGACGAAGAACGCCACCAGGCCCGGGTCGCGGACCAGCGCCCGGTAGGCCTCCTGGCCCTTGGCGGCCACGACGGACATCGTCTCGTCCCAGCCGTCGAGGACCTCCCCGGACTGCAACGGCGTGCGGTGCAGCGTGGACGCCTCGAGCGCGGCGGACAGGGCGACCTCGAGGTTGTGCCGGGCCAGCCGGGGCTGGACGTACTTGTCGGAGATCACCTCACCCTGCTCGGTGACCTTGATCGGGCCGTCCAGCGTCCCGTACGGCTGGGCCAGGATCGCCTCGCCGGTGGGACCGCCGCCGCGGCCGACGGACCCCCCGCGGCCGTGGAACAGGCGCAGGGTCACGCCGTGGCGGGCGGCGACGTCGCGCAGGGCGCGCTGCGCGCGGTGGATCTGCCAGCGGGAGGCGGCGATCCCGGCGTCCTTGGAGGAGTCGGAGTAGCCGAGCATGATCTCCTGCACGTCGCCGCGGGCGGCGACGACGCGGCGGTAGGAGGGGTCCGACAGGAGTCCCTCGAGCAGCTCCTCGGCGTTCTCCAGCTCGGTGACGGTCTCGAACAGCGGGGCGAACCCGATGCGCGCCACGTCGCTGGCGCCCGGGGTCTGCGCCAGGTCCACCAGACCGACCTCGCGGGCCAGCACGACGACGGCGAACAGGTCGTCGATGCCCTTGGTCATGGACACGATGTACGTCTCGATGACGTCGTCGCCGTAGCGGTCCAGCGAGGTGCGGATCGTGGAGAACAGCTCCACGACCTTGGCCGGGGTGCCCGTGAGGGTCTGCGCGGCGGCGCCGATGAGCGGGCGGTGGCCGGTCAGCTCCTTCGACAGCAGCTTCGTGCGCGCGGAGCGGTCGAGGTCGGCGTAGGGGGTGATGAGCTCGCCCAGGCGGTCGTAGATCGCGGCCAGCGCGGTGTGGTGCTTGCCGGCGTCCTCGCGCACGTCCAGGGTGGCCAGGCCGAACCCGACGGCGCGGACCACGCGCAGCAGGCGGGCCACGGCCCCGTCGGCGACGAGCTCGCCGTCGTTGGCGCGCAGCGAGTCCTGCAGCATCCGGATGTCGGCGGTGTACTCCTCGACCGAGGCGTAGTCGCGGCCGGGCACGTGGTCGGCGCCGCTGTGCCAGCGGGTGCGGGTGCCCTCCAGGCGGGCCAGGACGTAGGACAGCTTGAAGCGGTAGGGCTCCTCGCCGTTGAGGTGGGCGCGGGCGGCGCGCACCTCGGGCAGGGCCTGCGCGTCGGCCTCCAGGGAGGCCAGGAGCTCGTCGGAGAACCCGACGATCTGGGTCGAGGCGGCGAGCTCGGTCATGAGGTCGCGCGTGGCGGCGGCCAGGACGTCGAGCGCGGCGTCGTGCTGCATGCCCAGGACCTCGGCCGTCACCTCGGGGGTGACGTTGGGGTTGCCGTCGCGGTCGCCGCCGACCCAGTTGCCGAAGCGCAGCGGCTGGGCCTGCTCGGGCAGGTCGAGGCCGAGGGCCTCGAGCCCGACGGCGAGGTCCTCGAGCAGGTCCGGCAGGACCGTCGAGGTGAGGTTGCGCAGGTAGTGCAGCGCCGAGCGGGCCTCGTCGGCGGGGCGGGGGCGCAGGACGCGCAGCTCGTCGGTCTGCCACAGCTCGTCGACGAGCTCGGCCAGGCGGCGCTGGCCGCGGGCGGCGTCGACGGGCCGCTGCGCGGGGTCCTCGGACGTCTCGACGATGCCGGTGATGCGCAGCAGCAGGTCCAGCACCGAGCGCCGGCTGGACTCGGTCGGGTGCGCCGTGAAGACCGGGCGCAGCTGCAGGCGCCCGAGGATCTGCTGGGCGGTGGCGCGGTCCAGGTCGCCCGTCGCCAGGGCCTGGCCGAGGCGCTCGAGCGTGGCGTCCAGGCCGCCGGTCGAGACGCGGGACAGCTCCAGGCCGCGGTGCAGCTGCTCGGAGGCGTTGGCCAGCTGGAAGTAGGCCGTGAAGGCGCGGGCCAGGACGATGGCGGTGGCGTCGTCGACGCCGGACAGCAGCGCGGCGAGCTCAGCGCCGTCGTCGGGGCGGCGGGCCAGGGCGCGCACCTGCTCGACGAGGTCGAGCAGCTCACGGCCCTCGTGGCGGGTGAGGGACTCACCGAGCAGCTCGCCGAGCTTGCGGACCGAGGCCCGCAGCGCGGCGTGACCCTCGTCGGAGGACACCCCGTCGACCGCGAGCGCGTCCTGGGCCGTGCGTGCGGGTACTTCCTCGGGACTGTGCAGTCCCTCGTGGGTCGGTGCGCTCATGCGACGCCTCGCCTCCCTGCCGGGTGCCCGGGGGTCGACGCTGACTCCGTGTGCACGTGCTGACTGACTGCCTGGTTGCTGTGCCGTTCTGTGTCGATCATCACAGCACCGCTCGCGGACGAGCGGCGGGGGCAGTCTGTCGTGTCGGCGCCCCGGTGCGAAACCGGTGGCGGAGGCGAGGCGTCCTGAGGTGCCCTGGGGGCCGGCCTCAGCTGCCGTTCGCGGCGGCCTTGAGCTTGGAGCCGGCGGTGAGCTTGGCGCCGAAGGACGCCGCGATCTCCATGGTCTCGCCGGTGCGCGGGTTGCGGCCCGTGCGCGCGGCGCGCTCGACGCGCTCGACGGTCAGCAGCCCCGGCAGCTTGACGGCCTCGCCCTTGGCGACGGCCTCGACGAGGACGTCGCCGAAGGCGTTGAGCAGGGAATCGGCGTCGGACTGCGTCAGGCCGGCGCGCTGGGCGACGGCGGTGACGAGTTCGGAGCGGTTCACGGTCTCTCCCGGTGTTCGTAGGCGGTTGTCGGGGGTTGACGTTACCCGTGGTCACCGCTCGTGCTCGGCACGTGCCGTCGCCGCTGGCGCGTCGGGCGGCTCACCGGCACCCGCTGGACCGGCCGGAGGCACACCTCCCGCCCTCGCGGACGGCGTTCCCGGGCGGGAGGTGCGCCTCCGACGGGGCGGGTGCGGACGGGCGTCAGAGCTTGGCGGAGCACTCCGCGCAGACGCCGAAGACCTCGACGACGTGCTGCACGGCCGTGAACCCGTGCTCGGCGCCCACGCGCCGGGCCCACGCCTCGACCTGGGGCCCCTCGACCTCGACCGTCGCGCCGCACCGGCGGCACACCAGGTGGTGGTGGTGGCCGGTGCTGCACCGGCGGTAGACGGCCTCGCCGCCGTCGTCGGTGCGCAGGACGTCGACGTCGCCGTCCTCGGCGAGCACCTGCAGCGCGCGGTAGACCGTGGCCAGCCCGACGTTCTCGCCCCGCTCGCGCAGCCTGGCGTGCAGGTCCTGGGCCGACAGGAACGCGTCCGCCTCGTCCAGGACCGCCGAGACGGCCGAACGCTGCTTCGTGGACCGACGGACGGGCGTCGACACGTCTACTCGTCCTCCTAGGTCGACCCGGGGGCCGTTCCCGGGCGGGTCAGGACACCCTACGTCGCGCAGCCGGTCTGCTCCGAACGGATGCGCCCCCTCGGCGCGGGTGCTCGCTCAGCGCGTAACCTCGTCCACGCGCGGGCCGCTCCAGGGCCGGCGCACCGCCGACACCCAGCCGGACAGGAGACCCCAGCGTGGCCGCATCCCGCCTCGACGCCGTCATCAACCTCGCCAAGCGGCGGGGGTTCGTGTTCCCGTCGGGGGAGATCTACGGCGGCACGCGCTCCGCCTGGGACTACGGACCCCTGGGCGTGGAGCTGAAGGAGAACATCAAGCGCCAGTGGTGGCGCACGATGGTCTCCACCCGCGACGACGTCGTGGGCCTGGACTCCGCCGTCATCCTGCCCCGGCGCGTGTGGGAGGCCTCCGGGCACGTCGCCGTCTTCACCGACCCCCTGGTGGAGTCGCTGCAGACGCACAAGCGCTACCGCGCCGACCACCTCCTGGAGGCCTACGAGGCCAAGCACGGCCACCCGCCGGAGAACGGCCTGGCCGACGTCCCCGACCCCGACACCGGCGTGCGGGGGCAGTGGACCGAGCCCAAGGACTTCTCGGGCCTCATGAAGACCTACCTCGGCGCGGTCGACAACGAGGAGGGGCTGCACTACCTGCGCCCCGAGACCGCCCAGGGCATCTTCGTGAACTTCGCCAACGTCATGGGCTCGGCCCGCAAGAAGCCGCCGTTCGGCATCGGCCAGATCGGCAAGAGCTTCCGCAACGAGATCACGCCGGGCAACTTCATCTTCCGCACGCGCGAGTTCGAGCAGATGGAGATGGAGTTCTTCGTCGAGCCCGGCACCGACGAGCAGTGGCACCAGTACTGGCTCGACGAGCGCATGTCCTGGTACACGGGCCTGGGCATCGACGCGGGCAACCTGCGCTTCTACGAGCACGCCCAGGAGAAGCTGTCGCACTACTCCAAGCGGACCGTCGACATCGAGTACCGCTTCGGGTTCCAGGGCTCGGAGTGGGGCGAGCTGGAGGGCATCGCCAACCGCACCGACTACGACCTGTCGACCCACTCCAAGGAGTCCGGCGTCGACCTGTCCTACTTCGATCAGACCAAGGGCGAGCGCTGGGTGCCCTACGTCATCGAAC from Kineococcus rhizosphaerae includes these protein-coding regions:
- the ppc gene encoding phosphoenolpyruvate carboxylase, giving the protein MSAPTHEGLHSPEEVPARTAQDALAVDGVSSDEGHAALRASVRKLGELLGESLTRHEGRELLDLVEQVRALARRPDDGAELAALLSGVDDATAIVLARAFTAYFQLANASEQLHRGLELSRVSTGGLDATLERLGQALATGDLDRATAQQILGRLQLRPVFTAHPTESSRRSVLDLLLRITGIVETSEDPAQRPVDAARGQRRLAELVDELWQTDELRVLRPRPADEARSALHYLRNLTSTVLPDLLEDLAVGLEALGLDLPEQAQPLRFGNWVGGDRDGNPNVTPEVTAEVLGMQHDAALDVLAAATRDLMTELAASTQIVGFSDELLASLEADAQALPEVRAARAHLNGEEPYRFKLSYVLARLEGTRTRWHSGADHVPGRDYASVEEYTADIRMLQDSLRANDGELVADGAVARLLRVVRAVGFGLATLDVREDAGKHHTALAAIYDRLGELITPYADLDRSARTKLLSKELTGHRPLIGAAAQTLTGTPAKVVELFSTIRTSLDRYGDDVIETYIVSMTKGIDDLFAVVVLAREVGLVDLAQTPGASDVARIGFAPLFETVTELENAEELLEGLLSDPSYRRVVAARGDVQEIMLGYSDSSKDAGIAASRWQIHRAQRALRDVAARHGVTLRLFHGRGGSVGRGGGPTGEAILAQPYGTLDGPIKVTEQGEVISDKYVQPRLARHNLEVALSAALEASTLHRTPLQSGEVLDGWDETMSVVAAKGQEAYRALVRDPGLVAFFVSATPVEELGNLNIGSRPARRPGGLGGLEDLRAIPWVFGWTQSRINVPGWFGVGSGLKAAREAGHEDDLREMFANWNFFRSFVSNVQMTLAKTDLGIAAHYVEELVSADARAAFDVIRAEHATTLEQVLWLTDQRQLLESAPVLKRTLELRDAYLAPLHALQVSLLARSRASGDDVDPALRRALLLTINGIAAGMRNTG
- a CDS encoding HU family DNA-binding protein, with amino-acid sequence MNRSELVTAVAQRAGLTQSDADSLLNAFGDVLVEAVAKGEAVKLPGLLTVERVERAARTGRNPRTGETMEIAASFGAKLTAGSKLKAAANGS
- a CDS encoding Fur family transcriptional regulator, with the protein product MSTPVRRSTKQRSAVSAVLDEADAFLSAQDLHARLRERGENVGLATVYRALQVLAEDGDVDVLRTDDGGEAVYRRCSTGHHHHLVCRRCGATVEVEGPQVEAWARRVGAEHGFTAVQHVVEVFGVCAECSAKL
- a CDS encoding glycine--tRNA ligase, whose product is MAASRLDAVINLAKRRGFVFPSGEIYGGTRSAWDYGPLGVELKENIKRQWWRTMVSTRDDVVGLDSAVILPRRVWEASGHVAVFTDPLVESLQTHKRYRADHLLEAYEAKHGHPPENGLADVPDPDTGVRGQWTEPKDFSGLMKTYLGAVDNEEGLHYLRPETAQGIFVNFANVMGSARKKPPFGIGQIGKSFRNEITPGNFIFRTREFEQMEMEFFVEPGTDEQWHQYWLDERMSWYTGLGIDAGNLRFYEHAQEKLSHYSKRTVDIEYRFGFQGSEWGELEGIANRTDYDLSTHSKESGVDLSYFDQTKGERWVPYVIEPAAGLTRSLMAFLVDAYTEDEAPNTKGGVDKRTVLRLDHRLAPVKAAVFPLSRNEQLSPKAKDLAAELRKHWNVEFDDAGAIGRRYRRHDEVGTPYCITVDFDTLEDQAVTIRERDTMAQERVGLSQVAQWLGARLLGA